The following proteins come from a genomic window of Nitrospira sp.:
- a CDS encoding TldE protein, part of TldE/TldD proteolytic complex, translating into MLQGRREPEPTLAVNGYTQLAADVLARAKVCGATEADIVVADGETLSVQVRVGTVDRLTKAREKRLGLRVFIGKRSATTSTSDFTKESLERLVADTCTLARAVVEDDVSGLPDAAQLATEQPSLDLYDETVVDTETQIDWAKRGEAAAFAADPRVTNSEGAEFDSSSGRVMLATSHGFVGSYKSSTFSLSVSPIATESGTGTMQRDMWYEVQRKFARLASAESIGQEAARRAVRRLGARKVTTKRVPIVFDQETAGSLLANLCSAVSGYGLYKRASFLLDKLGQTIASDLLTVYDDGRMVGGLGSRPFDGEGLATRKNTIVERGVLKSYLLDTYSGKKLGLPSTGNASRSVGESPSVAPTNFYLVPGLKSPQEIIGSVKDGLYVTELIGFGINMVTGDYSRGACGFWIENGELTYPVEEITIAGNLKQMFNDIEVVGNDLVFRGRIASPTLKISEMMVAGH; encoded by the coding sequence GTGCTTCAAGGTCGACGAGAACCAGAACCCACCCTGGCCGTAAACGGCTATACGCAGCTGGCTGCCGACGTCCTGGCTCGTGCGAAAGTCTGCGGCGCGACGGAGGCCGATATCGTAGTGGCCGATGGGGAGACTCTTTCGGTCCAAGTGCGGGTCGGCACAGTCGATCGATTGACGAAGGCGAGAGAGAAGCGGTTAGGACTGCGTGTCTTCATCGGAAAGCGATCCGCGACCACTTCCACATCCGACTTCACGAAAGAATCCCTGGAACGGCTTGTTGCAGACACGTGCACCTTAGCCAGGGCGGTTGTTGAAGATGACGTATCAGGGTTGCCGGATGCGGCTCAGCTGGCCACAGAGCAGCCGAGTCTCGATCTCTATGATGAGACGGTGGTCGATACGGAAACACAGATCGATTGGGCCAAGCGCGGAGAAGCCGCGGCGTTTGCCGCCGACCCGCGCGTCACGAACTCGGAAGGTGCGGAGTTCGATTCGTCATCGGGACGAGTGATGTTGGCGACCAGCCACGGGTTCGTCGGGTCCTACAAGAGTTCCACCTTTTCGCTGTCCGTCTCTCCCATTGCGACCGAGTCCGGGACCGGGACCATGCAGCGGGATATGTGGTACGAGGTCCAACGCAAGTTTGCACGGTTGGCATCTGCGGAATCGATCGGGCAAGAAGCGGCCAGGCGAGCTGTTCGCCGCCTAGGCGCGCGCAAGGTGACGACGAAGCGGGTACCGATCGTGTTCGATCAAGAAACGGCGGGGAGCCTGCTGGCAAACTTATGCAGTGCCGTATCCGGCTATGGCCTTTACAAACGAGCCTCCTTTCTTCTCGACAAACTGGGCCAGACCATTGCGTCCGATCTGCTGACCGTGTACGACGACGGCCGGATGGTCGGAGGTCTTGGATCTCGTCCCTTCGACGGCGAGGGGTTGGCCACACGGAAGAATACGATCGTCGAACGCGGCGTACTGAAGAGTTATCTGCTCGATACCTATTCCGGAAAGAAACTGGGGCTGCCGTCGACCGGCAACGCGTCGCGGAGCGTAGGCGAGAGTCCTTCCGTCGCCCCGACGAATTTTTATCTCGTCCCCGGCTTGAAGAGTCCGCAAGAGATTATCGGTTCCGTCAAGGACGGACTCTATGTCACCGAATTGATCGGGTTCGGAATTAATATGGTCACCGGTGATTACTCGCGCGGCGCCTGCGGGTTCTGGATCGAGAACGGAGAGTTAACCTACCCCGTTGAAGAAATCACTATCGCTGGGAACCTCAAACAGATGTTCAACGATATCGAAGTGGTCGGGAATGACCTCGTGTTCCGGGGGCGGATTGCGAGTCCGACACTCAAGATTTCCGAGATGATGGTGGCCGGTCATTAA